A stretch of the Raphanus sativus cultivar WK10039 unplaced genomic scaffold, ASM80110v3 Scaffold2480, whole genome shotgun sequence genome encodes the following:
- the LOC130505667 gene encoding GPI-anchored protein LORELEI-like: MSSSFKFSSFCFMEAKLFFLLMALLVTRSSSSPITNSVFESQTSVSGRNLLSVKKPCEVDFESKNYTDLTRQCKGPKYPAKECCAAFKQFACPYAHQINDLTTDCARIMFSYITVHGKYPPGLFATECRETKEGLVCPSSPPRVSAAPHHITLVVSAATALLAFLVLA; encoded by the exons atgtcttcttcttttaaGTTTTCAAGCTTCTGTTTCATGGAGGCAAAACTGTTTTTCCTTCTGATGGCATTGTTGGTGACTCGCTCCTCTTCAAGTCCCATAACGA ATAGTGTGTTTGAATCTCAGACCTCGGTTAGTGGAAGGAACCTACTTAGTGTCAAGAAAC CATGTGAAGTGGACTTTGAGAGTAAGAACTACACGGATCTGACGAGACAGTGCAAAGGTCCAAAGTATCCAGCGAAAGAATGTTGCGCGGCGTTTAAACAGTTTGCATGTCCTTACGCGCATCAAATCAACGACTTGACTACTGACTGTGCCAGGATAATGTTCAGCTACATCACCGTTCACGGTAAATATCCACCTGGTCTTTTCGCCACCGAGTGCAGAGAAACGAAAGAGGGACTCGTTTGCCCTTCTTCTCCACCTCGCGTTTCAGCCGCTCCTCATCACATCACGCTGGTGGTCTCTGCCGCAACCGCTCTTTTGGCT